The Juglans microcarpa x Juglans regia isolate MS1-56 chromosome 2S, Jm3101_v1.0, whole genome shotgun sequence genome has a window encoding:
- the LOC121253114 gene encoding AT-hook motif nuclear-localized protein 16-like, producing MAGGIDLTGPSVGLKTAIDGNQEPDRGNPNRIGIDVLVSAKVPKAVSPVSSVAERDTIRRPRGRPAGSKNKPKPPIIVTRDSANAIRAHAMEVSSGYDVSESLADFAWRKQRGICILSGSGYVTNVTLRQQTSSGTIVTLHGRFEILSLIGSILPPPAPPGITGLTIYLAGPQGQVVGGGVVGALIASGPVVIMAASFMNATFDRLPLDDDHVIAAAKQNQHYQNGRHHPLDISDLYGMPQNFLTDGTVPPEIYSWAPGRTMSKTKPF from the coding sequence ATGGCCGGAGGCATAGATCTAACAGGCCCTTCTGTTGGGTTAAAAACTGCCATTGATGGAAACCAAGAACCTGACAGAGGAAATCCCAACAGAATTGGTATTGATGTCCTCGTGTCTGCCAAAGTGCCAAAGGCAGTGTCACCTGTTTCATCTGTGGCAGAGAGGGACACCATCAGGCGGCCACGTGGGAGGCCCGCTGGGTCTAAAAACAAGCCGAAGCCACCAATAATTGTCACCCGAGACAGTGCTAATGCAATCCGTGCACATGCTATGGAAGTGAGCTCCGGCTACGATGTGAGTGAAAGCTTAGCTGATTTTGCTTGGAGGAAGCAACGCGGCATTTGCATACTTAGTGGCAGTGGATATGTAACAAATGTGACGCTCCGACAACAAACCTCGTCCGGAACAATTGTGACACTTCATGGTCGGTTTGAGATTCTTTCATTGATTGGATCAATCTTGCCTCCACCAGCCCCACCGGGCATAACTGGCCTGACAATCTACCTAGCGGGGCCTCAAGGGCAGGTTGTGGGTGGGGGCGTGGTTGGTGCACTCATTGCTTCTGGCCCAGTTGTGATCATGGCTGCATCATTCATGAATGCCACTTTTGATCGCCTGCCATTGGATGATGATCATGTAATTGCTGCTGCGAAGCAGAATCAACATTACCAAAACGGTCGTCATCATCCGCTTGATATTTCAGATTTATATGGGATGCCACAGAACTTTCTCACCGATGGTACCGTGCCCCCGGAGATATACTCTTGGGCACCGGGGAGAACGATGTCAAAAACCAAACCATTTTAG